The window GTCGCTCGTGTGCGACCTCATCGCGCGTGATTACGGAGAGCCAGCGATTCAGCGCATGCTGCAGGCGTACAAGGCAGGGCAGCCGACAGATGCGGTGTTCAAGAATGTGCTGAACACCGACATGGCGACGTTCGATCGCAAATTCGACGCGTACATGCGCGAACGTTTCGCGACGCCGCTCGCCGGCCTCGACGCGTACCGCGTCAAGATGATGGAAGCGCGGGCGCTGATGCAGAGCAATCAGACCGACGCCGCGGTCGCGTCGCTCGAGCGAGCGAAGGCACTGTTTCCGCAGTACGGCGGCGACGACGGTCCGAGCTGGGCGTTGGCGCAGATCTACATCAAGCGAGGCGACACGCAGCGCGCGGCGGAGGAGCTGAAGCAAGTCGTCGCTTCGAACGAAGCGAACTATCAGGCGGAGATCGCGCTCGCGGATGCCCTGACGAAGCTCGGCGACGCGAAGGGCGCAGCGGGGGCGCTCGAGGCGGCGATCTACATCAATCCGTTCGATATGGTGGTGCACCAGAGTCTGGCCGAGCTGGCGAGGACGACGGGTGACAAGCGACTGGCGGTGCGCGAGCGGCGTGCAGTCGTCGCGCTCGCACCTGTCGATCGGCCGGAGGCACTGTATGAGCTGGCCGTGGCGTATCGCGAGGCCGGCGACTCGGTGCAGGCACGACGTGCAATCCTTCGTGCGCTCGAGGATGCGCCTAACTTCGAGAAGGCACAGACGCTCCTGTTGGTGATCCACGAGGAGCGGACGGGAGGGAGAAAGCCATGACCGGTCGAGGGCAGAAGGTTGGGGGCCGGGCGTGGAGTGCGGTGAGCAGAGCGTGCCGCCGAAGCCCGTGGTCGCTTCTCATTGCGGCGGTTGCTCTCAACGCTCCGCCCTCTACCCTCCACGCTCAACGCCGCATGATGGGCTACTTCGGCGACCCTAACGAGTACTACGTGCCGCCGGCGTTTCATGGCAATGCGAAGTACGACGGGCGGTTCACCTTCGCGCGCATCAAATACCGCGGCTACGCGCACTTCACGGATGAAGGACCGGGGTGGTCGCACGACTATCCGCGCTCGGACGTTCACTTCATGAAGATCATGCGCGAGTTGACGGCGCTCCACCCATTCGTGCAGCGTGGCGACATCGTTGGCGGGAACATCTTCGCGCTCGACGATCCGGAGCTGCTGAAATACCCCGTCGCATACTTCTCCGAACCCGGCGGCTGGACGCCGAACGACAAGGAGGTCGCCGGGTTCCGGAATTACCTCCTCAAGGGCGGCTTTGTCATCTTCGATGACTTCGGCGAGATGCGCGGCTTCGACCAGGGCGACTGGCTGAACACGGTGACACAGATGCAACGGGTGCTGCCGGGGTATCAGCTCGTTAGGCTCGATGCAAGTCACCCGATCTTCCATTCCTTCTTCGACGTCAGCCTCGACATCATCGCCCGCACGTACCGTGGAATTCCGGCGTACTACGGCATCTACGAGAACAACGATCCGAAACGCCGTCTGATCGCGATCCTGAATTACAACAACGACATTGGTGAATACTGGGAATTCTCGGACGAAGGTTTCGATCCGATTGCGCTTACGAACGAAGCGTACAAGCTGGGCGTGAACTACGTGATCTATGCGCTCACTCACTGAGAGTGGTGGTTGGTGGTTGGTCGTTCGCCAGCAGCCAACCACCAACCGCCAACACTAATCACCAACCACCAACCACCTCTGTGGCAACTACCATCGCTCCACCCCAAGCCAGTCTCGAGTCTGACGATCTCGAGCTCGCGCGCCGACTCAAGAGTGGGCACGAAGCCATCATCGCCGAGCTGCGCAAGCTCATCGTCGGCCAGCAGGACGTGATCGACCTCGTGCTGCTATCGCTGTTCACTGGCGGAAACAGCCTCATCGTCGGCGTACCGGGACTCGCGAAGACCCTCCTGATCCACACGATGGCGCAGGTACTGGATCTGAAATTTTCGCGAATTCAGTTCACTCCGGATCTCATGCCGAGCGACATCACCGGCACGGA of the Gemmatimonadaceae bacterium genome contains:
- a CDS encoding DUF4159 domain-containing protein; the protein is MTGRGQKVGGRAWSAVSRACRRSPWSLLIAAVALNAPPSTLHAQRRMMGYFGDPNEYYVPPAFHGNAKYDGRFTFARIKYRGYAHFTDEGPGWSHDYPRSDVHFMKIMRELTALHPFVQRGDIVGGNIFALDDPELLKYPVAYFSEPGGWTPNDKEVAGFRNYLLKGGFVIFDDFGEMRGFDQGDWLNTVTQMQRVLPGYQLVRLDASHPIFHSFFDVSLDIIARTYRGIPAYYGIYENNDPKRRLIAILNYNNDIGEYWEFSDEGFDPIALTNEAYKLGVNYVIYALTH